From the genome of Gracilinanus agilis isolate LMUSP501 chromosome 2, AgileGrace, whole genome shotgun sequence, one region includes:
- the LOC123236465 gene encoding olfactory receptor 13G1-like produces MAWMNQTLVTEFFVQGFSEAPHLHSLFFILFLSLYAVALSGNILIFVTISFNPTLHTPMYFFLVNLAVVDVLCTSTILPKLLENMMGRKTISYAGCMAQLYFFTWSLGAELLLFTAMAYDRYVAICHPLHYSTMMSKKVCMLLATGVWSISILNTSINSSLMFRLTFCHSNVVNHFFCEIPPLLKLSCTPTYLNETMAFTADVFLAVGNFMITMLSYACIISSILKIRTTEGKKRAFSTCSSHLIVVSMYYSTVIYTYIRPSSSYSLDKDKIVSVIYTSVAPTLNPLIYTLRNKEVKAGLKKVFSFFKR; encoded by the coding sequence ATGGCATGGATGAATCAGACACTGGTCACTGAATTCTTTGTGCAAGGATTCTCTGAAGCTCCTCACCTTCATTCCTTGTTCTTTATCTTATTCCTGTCCCTTTATGCAGTGGCCCTCTCAGGGAATATCCTGATTTTTGTTACAATCAGCTTTAATCCCACATTACACACACCTATGTACTTCTTTTTGGTCAACTTAGCTGTGGTTGATGTCCTCTGTACCTCCACAATTCTACCAAAGCTGCTTGAGAACATGATGGGTAGAAAGACTATTTCCTATGCAGGTTGCATGGCCCAACTATATTTCTTCACATGGTCCTTAGGGGCTGAGCTGCTGCTCTTCACAGCTATGGCTTATGACAGGTATGTGGCCATCTGCCATCCCCTCCACTATAGCACCATGATGAGTAAGAAAGTTTGCATGCTGTTAGCCACTGGTGTTTGGTCAATTAGCATCCTCAACACCAGCATTAACAGTAGTCTTATGTTTCGATTGACTTTCTGCCACTCTAATGTAGTCAACCACTTTTTCTGTGAGATCCCCCCCTTACTGAAGCTCTCCTGCACCCCAACTTACCTGAATGAAACTATGGCCTTCACAGCAGATGTATTCCTAGCTGTGGGGAACTTCATGATCACGATGCTCTCTTATGCCTGTATTATCTCCAGTATCCTGAAAATCCGTACCACTGAAGGCAAAAAGAGAGCCTTTTCCACCTGCTCCTCCCACCTCATTGTGGTCAGTATGTATTATAGCACTGTAATTTACACTTATATACGTCCATCTTCCAGCTATTCGTTGGATAAGGATAAAATCGTATCTGTGATATACACTTCAGTGGCTCCCACTCTCAACCCTCTTATTTACACCTTGAGGAACAAAGAAGTCAAAGCaggacttaagaaagtgttttctttcttcaaaagatGA